In Sphingomonas sp. Leaf357, a single genomic region encodes these proteins:
- a CDS encoding SCO family protein: protein MNQIVRLAAALSIACLPIACSSPSAPAASPPLEGARIGGPFALTDQDGKPATERTFAGRYAIMYFGYTFCPDVCPVDMQNIASGLRTFEKSDPQLATKVVPVFVSVDPARDTPAVLKQFVGNFHPRLVGLTGSDQAIAAIAKAYAVYYKKGDVSPDGGYMMDHSRVAYLMSPEGKPLALLPSEGTPQAIATELKRWVR, encoded by the coding sequence ATGAACCAGATCGTCCGTCTGGCCGCCGCGCTGTCGATCGCGTGTCTGCCCATCGCCTGTTCCAGCCCTTCCGCACCCGCCGCCAGCCCGCCGCTGGAAGGTGCGCGGATCGGCGGCCCGTTCGCGCTGACCGATCAGGACGGCAAGCCCGCGACCGAGCGCACATTCGCCGGCAGATATGCGATCATGTATTTCGGCTACACCTTTTGCCCCGACGTCTGCCCGGTCGACATGCAGAATATCGCCTCCGGCCTGCGAACGTTCGAAAAGAGCGATCCCCAACTCGCAACCAAGGTGGTGCCGGTGTTCGTGAGCGTGGATCCGGCGCGCGATACGCCCGCCGTGCTCAAGCAGTTCGTCGGCAATTTCCATCCACGCCTGGTCGGACTGACCGGGAGTGACCAGGCGATAGCCGCCATCGCCAAGGCCTATGCCGTCTATTACAAGAAAGGCGATGTATCGCCGGATGGCGGATACATGATGGATCACAGCCGCGTCGCCTATCTGATGAGCCCGGAGGGCAAGCCGCTCGCCTTGCTGCCGAGCGAGGGCACGCCCCAGGCGATCGCCACCGAACTGAAGCGCTGGGTCCGTTGA
- a CDS encoding YcgN family cysteine cluster protein yields the protein MSDNFWETKRLEDLDRGQWEALCDGCGKCCLHKLEDEETGELLTTNVSCKLLDRRSAQCSNYKHRFAFVSECVRLTRDNVREIDWLPSTCAYRLRREDEPLPRWHYLVCGDREAVHRAGESVRGWTVSEVDAGELENHIVDRRL from the coding sequence TTGAGCGACAATTTCTGGGAGACCAAGCGTCTCGAGGACCTCGATCGCGGGCAATGGGAAGCCTTGTGCGACGGGTGCGGCAAATGCTGCCTGCACAAGCTGGAAGATGAGGAAACCGGCGAGCTGCTGACGACAAACGTCTCATGCAAGTTGCTCGATCGGCGCAGCGCGCAATGCTCCAACTACAAGCATCGCTTCGCCTTCGTCAGCGAGTGCGTGCGGCTCACGCGCGACAATGTGCGTGAGATCGACTGGCTGCCCAGTACCTGCGCCTATCGCCTGCGCCGCGAGGACGAGCCCTTGCCGCGCTGGCATTATCTCGTCTGCGGCGACCGGGAGGCGGTGCACCGCGCGGGCGAGTCGGTGCGCGGCTGGACGGTGTCCGAGGTCGATGCCGGAGAGCTGGAGAATCACATCGTCGATCGGCGGTTGTGA
- a CDS encoding M48 family metallopeptidase, whose product MSSGEIEVVRNARSRRAKLSVDPASGRVRLTLPPRAPLKAALHWAQEQQAWIDRQRARLPRARPFAPGAAVPFDDVMLSIVWDGAAPRRIVRDGEELRCGGPSEGLARRIETWLKREALRVLSAETAEFAAKADVTVAQVSIGDPKGRWGSCSASGVIRYSWRLILAPAFVRRSTVAHEIAHRVHMNHGPDFHALADALTEGHPEDSRAWLRANGAALHWFGRDS is encoded by the coding sequence ATGTCGTCGGGCGAGATCGAGGTGGTGCGCAACGCGCGGTCGCGGCGGGCCAAGCTGTCGGTCGATCCGGCGAGCGGGCGCGTTCGCCTGACCCTCCCGCCGCGCGCGCCGCTGAAGGCTGCGTTGCACTGGGCGCAGGAGCAGCAGGCCTGGATCGACCGGCAGCGCGCGCGCCTGCCCCGGGCGCGGCCCTTCGCGCCGGGCGCCGCCGTGCCGTTCGATGACGTCATGCTGTCGATCGTGTGGGACGGGGCCGCACCGCGCCGGATCGTGCGCGACGGGGAGGAATTGCGCTGCGGCGGGCCGAGCGAGGGCCTGGCGCGGCGGATCGAGACCTGGCTAAAGCGCGAGGCGTTGCGTGTGCTGAGCGCGGAGACGGCGGAGTTCGCCGCGAAAGCGGACGTCACCGTTGCGCAGGTCTCGATCGGCGATCCCAAGGGGCGTTGGGGCAGTTGCAGTGCGTCTGGGGTGATCCGCTACAGCTGGCGGCTGATCCTCGCCCCCGCCTTCGTGCGCCGATCGACCGTCGCGCACGAGATCGCGCACCGCGTGCACATGAATCACGGCCCGGATTTCCATGCGCTGGCCGATGCGCTGACCGAGGGTCATCCGGAAGACTCGCGCGCCTGGCTTCGGGCCAATGGCGCGGCGCTTCACTGGTTCGGGCGCGACTCCTGA
- a CDS encoding transglycosylase domain-containing protein: MARAPSPKSSLKTRSPWRRRFVRTIQVLIGLGVLALIGVVVAIYVARAQLPSFDELKSSPNGQMIRVHAADGTVIVSLGPSYGEWLPYDRIPAVMRDAMVSVEDRRFRSHLGVDPIGLARSAKLAFQYRGTGRRLQGASTITQQVARTIFLSNKYDVSRKAREAILALAMERKFSKDQILELYLNKVYFGGGAYGIDAASRKFFGHGAESLSLNEAAVIAGLVKAPSRYSPTADAEAAIGRAGVVIKLMQETGSITPAQAAAADPKSVTLAPEPKQNSVRYFTDWALPQLEVLIDETSRPLEVWTTLDLNMQRAADAAVQANAPKGAQGALVSIDRDGAVRAMVGGTDYVSSIYNRATQAVRQPGSAWKLFVYLAALEAGHKAEDNVVDEPVTINGWSPRNSSGANRGAMTLRTAFAYSVNTVAAKLGQEVGFGTVAAMAQRFGISTPIDTHPAMVLGTSDVRLIDMTRAFASVANKGVAVTPYGITKVTAQGETIYQQQVDRSHVLVAPYVAAQMTDLLQTAVNTGTGKAAQIGRPVAGKTGTTTSNKDGWFVGFSSGLTTGVWMGRDDARVVPGLQGGTAPARAFAAFMRPAVANRPIEEFDTKVTLPEWQLEPDEESYFGQADNGLFVDADGNPVDPGAQPGQGDPQVDADGNPVAPPAAGTTTTTTTTAPPSEKLDQQWIDRVLDRNAPPRPAPTSRTPAAAPPPERPSDRAQESRPNQ, from the coding sequence ATGGCCCGCGCACCCTCCCCCAAATCCAGTCTCAAGACCCGCTCGCCCTGGCGTCGCCGTTTCGTGCGCACGATCCAGGTGCTGATCGGGCTTGGCGTGCTCGCGCTGATCGGCGTGGTCGTCGCGATCTATGTCGCGCGCGCGCAGTTGCCGAGTTTCGACGAACTGAAATCCTCGCCCAACGGCCAGATGATCCGCGTTCATGCCGCCGACGGCACGGTGATCGTCTCGCTTGGCCCGAGTTACGGCGAATGGCTGCCCTACGACCGGATCCCGGCGGTGATGCGCGATGCGATGGTCTCGGTCGAGGATCGTCGGTTCCGCTCGCATCTCGGCGTCGATCCGATCGGGCTCGCCCGATCCGCCAAGCTGGCGTTCCAGTATCGCGGCACCGGGCGGCGCCTGCAGGGTGCGTCGACGATCACGCAGCAGGTGGCGCGCACGATCTTCCTGTCGAACAAATACGATGTCAGCCGCAAGGCGCGCGAGGCGATCCTGGCGCTGGCGATGGAACGCAAGTTCAGCAAGGATCAGATCCTCGAATTGTACCTCAACAAGGTGTATTTTGGCGGTGGCGCGTACGGCATCGACGCCGCGTCGCGCAAATTCTTCGGCCATGGCGCCGAATCGCTGTCGCTCAACGAGGCCGCGGTGATCGCCGGGCTGGTGAAGGCGCCGTCGCGTTATTCGCCCACCGCCGATGCCGAGGCCGCGATCGGCCGCGCCGGCGTGGTCATCAAGCTGATGCAGGAGACCGGCAGCATCACGCCCGCACAGGCCGCCGCCGCCGATCCCAAGAGCGTGACGCTCGCCCCCGAGCCGAAGCAGAACAGCGTCCGCTACTTCACCGACTGGGCGTTGCCGCAACTGGAAGTGCTGATCGACGAGACCAGCCGGCCGCTCGAGGTGTGGACGACGCTCGACCTGAACATGCAGCGCGCCGCCGATGCCGCGGTCCAGGCCAACGCGCCGAAGGGCGCGCAGGGCGCTCTGGTATCTATCGATCGCGACGGCGCGGTGCGCGCGATGGTCGGCGGCACGGATTATGTCAGCTCGATCTACAACCGTGCCACCCAAGCCGTCCGCCAACCCGGATCGGCGTGGAAATTGTTCGTGTATCTCGCCGCGCTGGAGGCGGGTCACAAGGCCGAGGACAATGTGGTCGACGAACCCGTGACGATCAACGGCTGGAGCCCGCGCAATTCCTCCGGCGCCAATCGCGGCGCGATGACGCTGCGCACCGCCTTCGCCTATTCGGTCAACACCGTCGCGGCCAAGCTAGGGCAGGAGGTCGGCTTCGGCACCGTCGCCGCGATGGCGCAGCGTTTCGGCATCTCGACGCCGATCGACACGCATCCGGCCATGGTGCTGGGCACCAGCGACGTGCGCCTAATCGACATGACCCGCGCCTTCGCCAGCGTCGCCAACAAGGGCGTGGCAGTGACGCCCTACGGCATCACGAAGGTGACGGCGCAGGGCGAGACGATCTATCAGCAGCAGGTCGATCGCAGCCATGTGCTGGTCGCCCCGTACGTGGCGGCGCAGATGACCGACCTGTTGCAGACCGCGGTCAACACCGGCACCGGCAAGGCCGCGCAGATCGGCCGTCCGGTCGCGGGCAAGACCGGTACGACCACGTCGAACAAGGACGGCTGGTTCGTCGGTTTCTCCTCGGGCCTCACCACCGGCGTGTGGATGGGCCGTGACGACGCGCGCGTCGTGCCCGGCCTGCAGGGCGGCACCGCGCCGGCCCGGGCGTTCGCCGCGTTCATGAGGCCCGCCGTCGCCAACCGCCCGATCGAGGAATTCGACACCAAGGTGACGCTGCCGGAATGGCAACTCGAGCCGGACGAGGAGAGCTATTTCGGCCAGGCCGACAACGGCCTGTTCGTCGATGCCGACGGCAATCCGGTCGATCCGGGCGCGCAACCTGGGCAGGGCGACCCGCAGGTCGATGCCGACGGCAACCCCGTCGCTCCGCCCGCCGCCGGCACGACGACGACCACCACCACGACTGCGCCGCCTTCGGAAAAGCTCGACCAGCAATGGATCGATCGCGTGCTCGATCGCAACGCCCCGCCGCGCCCCGCTCCCACGTCGCGCACACCGGCCGCCGCACCGCCGCCGGAGCGGCCGTCGGACCGTGCTCAGGAGTCGCGCCCGAACCAGTGA
- a CDS encoding NAD(P)/FAD-dependent oxidoreductase, protein MRRTPALILGGGPAGASAAIRLAGAGTPHLLIERSRETGDAICGGFLSWRTLESLASLGIEPEALGPARVSSVRLFTGDRVAEARLPHPAHGVSRRHLDTLMLARAAKAGAAIERGVTVKETTSRAARLQDGTILEADALFLASGKHDVRGLARPEAARGADPTLGLRVRLGPAPALDRLIGEAIELHLFDRGYAGIVLQEDGTANLCMAVHRSRLTEAGDPETLLTALGVESPRLAERLAYRSGGAIDAVANVPYGWRVQAGEAGLFRLGDQAGVIPSLAGEGMGIAIASGIRAADAYGSGGPAAATMFQRRLARDLARPIGLAGWIRAAAERPGIARALLPLARTSPMLVDTIARATRIGHVAPPR, encoded by the coding sequence ATGCGTCGAACACCTGCTCTGATCCTGGGCGGCGGCCCGGCGGGGGCGAGCGCGGCGATCCGCCTTGCCGGCGCGGGCACGCCACATCTGCTGATCGAGCGCAGCCGCGAGACGGGCGATGCGATCTGCGGCGGGTTCCTCAGCTGGCGCACGCTCGAATCGCTCGCCAGCCTGGGGATCGAACCCGAAGCGCTCGGCCCGGCGCGCGTCTCCAGCGTCCGCCTCTTCACAGGCGACCGCGTGGCGGAAGCGCGTCTGCCCCACCCGGCGCACGGCGTGTCGCGCCGCCATCTCGACACGCTGATGCTCGCCCGGGCGGCCAAGGCCGGGGCGGCGATCGAACGCGGCGTAACGGTCAAGGAGACGACGAGTCGCGCGGCGCGACTTCAGGACGGGACGATCCTGGAGGCGGATGCGCTGTTCCTCGCCAGTGGCAAGCACGACGTGCGCGGCCTCGCCCGACCCGAGGCGGCACGCGGGGCGGATCCGACGCTGGGCCTGCGCGTCCGGCTCGGCCCAGCGCCGGCACTCGACCGCCTGATCGGAGAAGCGATCGAGCTGCATCTGTTCGACCGCGGCTATGCTGGGATCGTGCTGCAGGAAGACGGCACCGCCAACCTCTGCATGGCGGTTCACCGATCGCGCCTGACCGAGGCGGGCGATCCGGAGACGCTGCTGACGGCGCTCGGCGTGGAAAGCCCGCGCCTCGCCGAACGCCTCGCTTATCGCAGTGGCGGCGCGATCGATGCCGTCGCCAACGTTCCCTATGGCTGGCGCGTGCAGGCGGGCGAGGCCGGGCTGTTCCGTTTGGGCGATCAGGCCGGGGTGATCCCCTCGCTCGCCGGAGAGGGGATGGGCATCGCCATCGCCAGCGGCATCCGCGCCGCCGATGCCTATGGCAGCGGTGGCCCCGCCGCCGCGACGATGTTCCAGCGGCGGCTGGCGCGCGATCTGGCGCGGCCGATCGGGCTTGCCGGGTGGATTCGCGCCGCCGCCGAACGCCCGGGCATCGCGCGCGCGCTCCTGCCGCTGGCACGGACCAGTCCGATGCTGGTCGACACCATCGCCCGCGCCACCCGGATCGGGCACGTCGCGCCGCCCCGGTGA
- a CDS encoding methyltransferase domain-containing protein — translation MTLARRAIAEELMDADDLAAETYAAVVGDLARVNVVTMAGRPTLDFLARGTEGMTRFSLLDVGFGDGDMLRRIARWAHKRGLEADLVGVDLNPRSERAARAHTPPGLPIRWVTGDYADQAGPFDFVVSSLVAHHMTQDQLVAFLRFMAGHSAKGWLINDLHRHGFAYRGFPILARLFGWHPIVRHDGQLSIARSYRPDEWPPILAEAGISRARITRVFPFRLCVEHLL, via the coding sequence GTGACCCTCGCGCGGCGCGCCATCGCCGAGGAGCTGATGGACGCCGACGATCTTGCGGCGGAGACCTATGCCGCCGTGGTCGGCGATCTGGCGCGGGTCAACGTCGTGACGATGGCGGGCCGGCCGACGCTCGATTTTCTCGCGCGCGGCACTGAGGGGATGACACGGTTCAGCCTGCTCGACGTCGGGTTCGGCGATGGCGACATGCTGCGCCGCATCGCGCGCTGGGCACATAAACGCGGGCTGGAGGCCGATCTGGTCGGCGTCGATCTCAATCCGCGAAGCGAGCGTGCCGCGCGTGCGCATACCCCGCCGGGCCTGCCGATCCGCTGGGTCACCGGCGATTATGCCGATCAGGCGGGTCCGTTCGATTTCGTGGTCAGCAGTCTGGTCGCGCATCACATGACGCAGGATCAACTGGTCGCGTTCCTGCGCTTCATGGCGGGGCACTCGGCGAAGGGCTGGCTGATCAACGATCTGCACCGCCACGGCTTCGCATATCGCGGCTTTCCGATCCTTGCGCGTCTGTTCGGCTGGCACCCGATCGTGCGGCATGACGGGCAACTGTCGATCGCGCGCTCCTATCGCCCGGACGAATGGCCACCGATCCTCGCCGAGGCCGGGATTTCCCGTGCCCGGATCACCCGCGTCTTCCCGTTCCGGTTATGCGTCGAACACCTGCTCTGA
- a CDS encoding type III polyketide synthase: MPLTSRSESYLNAIGTAVPEHDIHHAFIGWARARLGDPREAKLFDRMAARAGIGHRWSILPIGEDGGSPVDRGGFYADAILPGTAERMRIYATAAPDLAVAAIDALRARQPLGEITHLVVASCTGFVAPGVDQIVAKRIGLAPSVERLLIGFMGCYAAVAALRSARHIVRSEPDARVLVVCVELSTLHLQDNPAIEPLLAMLQFGDGAAAALVTADPAGFALGQPFATTLPDSDALIRWDITDRGFAMHLSGEVPGRIAAGLADPDFARAATGGRMPTEIDGWAVHAGGRSILDAVENSLHLPPEALAASRAVLAENGNMSSATLMFALARLLDGPPVRDGVALAFGPGLAAEGFAFRSLS, from the coding sequence TTGCCCCTAACGTCACGGTCTGAATCCTATCTCAACGCGATCGGCACCGCCGTGCCGGAACACGACATCCACCACGCCTTTATCGGCTGGGCACGGGCGCGGCTCGGCGATCCACGCGAGGCGAAGCTGTTCGACCGGATGGCGGCACGCGCGGGAATCGGCCATCGCTGGTCGATCCTGCCGATCGGCGAGGATGGTGGATCGCCGGTCGATCGGGGCGGTTTCTATGCGGATGCCATCCTGCCGGGCACGGCCGAGCGGATGCGGATTTATGCCACGGCGGCGCCGGATCTTGCCGTGGCCGCCATCGATGCGCTGCGCGCCCGCCAGCCGTTGGGCGAGATCACGCATCTGGTCGTCGCCAGCTGCACCGGCTTCGTCGCGCCGGGCGTGGACCAGATCGTGGCGAAGCGCATCGGCCTGGCACCTTCGGTCGAACGGCTGCTGATCGGCTTCATGGGCTGCTATGCCGCCGTCGCCGCCTTGCGCAGCGCGCGACATATCGTGCGGTCGGAACCCGATGCGCGCGTGCTGGTCGTATGCGTCGAACTCTCGACGCTGCATCTGCAGGACAATCCCGCGATCGAACCGCTGCTCGCGATGTTGCAGTTCGGCGACGGGGCCGCGGCGGCGCTGGTGACGGCGGATCCGGCCGGCTTCGCGCTCGGCCAGCCGTTCGCGACGACCTTGCCGGACTCGGATGCGCTGATCCGCTGGGACATCACCGATCGCGGCTTCGCGATGCACCTGTCGGGCGAGGTGCCGGGCCGGATCGCCGCCGGGCTGGCCGATCCGGACTTCGCGCGGGCCGCCACGGGCGGGCGCATGCCGACCGAGATCGACGGCTGGGCGGTGCATGCCGGCGGCCGATCGATCCTCGACGCAGTGGAAAACAGCCTGCACCTGCCGCCCGAGGCGCTGGCGGCCTCGCGTGCGGTGCTGGCGGAGAATGGCAATATGTCGTCCGCGACGTTGATGTTCGCGCTCGCCCGGCTGCTGGACGGACCGCCGGTTCGCGACGGCGTGGCACTCGCGTTCGGGCCCGGCCTCGCCGCCGAGGGTTTCGCCTTTCGGAGCTTGTCGTGA
- a CDS encoding APH(3')-I family aminoglycoside O-phosphotransferase — MTRDQREQPVRPVKTPTVLTDLLDGYDWSRDMVGESGDAVYRLRKTGVAPDLFLKRAPAISVRDVAGEMVRLQWLRDHIAVPAVRAFFATPDEAWLLITALPGKTAYQWLESCPDQRPAIVDRLARLLRCLHAIPVASCPFNSDHQLRLGEARWRIDRGLVDVDDFDVERAGWSAEAVWVAMTEVLPMAPDPVVTHGDFSLDNILLADGAEAGCIDVGRAGVADRYQDLAILWHGLAEFGTALQRRLFDSYGIAEPDERKIRFHLMLDELF, encoded by the coding sequence ATGACACGCGATCAGCGAGAGCAGCCTGTTCGGCCGGTGAAGACGCCGACGGTCCTGACGGACCTGCTCGACGGCTATGACTGGTCGCGCGACATGGTCGGCGAATCCGGCGACGCCGTGTATCGGCTGCGGAAGACTGGGGTCGCGCCGGATCTGTTTCTCAAGCGCGCGCCCGCCATATCCGTTCGGGACGTCGCGGGCGAGATGGTACGGTTGCAGTGGCTGCGCGATCATATCGCCGTTCCGGCCGTTCGGGCCTTTTTCGCCACGCCGGACGAGGCATGGCTGCTGATCACCGCCTTGCCGGGCAAGACCGCCTATCAATGGCTGGAATCCTGTCCCGATCAGCGACCCGCGATCGTCGACCGGCTCGCTCGCCTGTTGCGATGCCTTCATGCGATCCCGGTCGCAAGCTGCCCGTTCAACAGCGATCACCAGCTGCGGCTCGGCGAAGCGCGTTGGCGCATCGATCGCGGATTGGTGGATGTCGACGATTTCGATGTGGAACGTGCCGGCTGGTCGGCGGAAGCGGTGTGGGTTGCCATGACGGAGGTGTTGCCGATGGCGCCGGATCCGGTGGTGACCCATGGCGACTTCTCGCTGGACAACATCCTGCTGGCGGATGGCGCGGAAGCGGGGTGCATCGATGTCGGCAGGGCAGGCGTGGCCGACCGGTATCAGGACCTCGCCATCCTATGGCACGGCCTCGCCGAATTCGGTACGGCTCTGCAGCGGCGGCTGTTCGACAGCTACGGCATCGCCGAACCCGACGAGCGAAAGATCCGGTTTCATCTGATGCTGGACGAACTCTTTTGA
- a CDS encoding polysaccharide deacetylase family protein, translating into MTSNLAALCRAAVVLAAVVLAAVAFPYLADARNDRAEIAVTFDDLPALTILHDQPYVTYLNRMILRGLKRHRIPATGFVNESKLDELDRAQQIEILRQWLDASMDLGNHTFSHESPNTLGAAGYIADIIKGEPVTRDLLAARHRRLAWFRHPYLETGTPLAVKREIDGWLRTHGYRIAPVTIDGDDWEFAEPYDDAIARHDEPRRQRIRREYLLHSARTVRWYRAAAHALFGRDIAYVMLLHATRLNADCIDDIAALLKRERLQPVSLARAMTDPAYRTRDPYAGKDGIEWLERWSLTLRKDLPWDSYSDVPKDISDEYDRVDADRH; encoded by the coding sequence GTGACGTCGAACCTAGCCGCGCTGTGCCGTGCCGCCGTCGTCCTCGCAGCCGTCGTCCTTGCAGCCGTCGCCTTTCCCTACCTTGCCGACGCCCGGAACGATCGAGCGGAGATCGCCGTCACCTTCGACGATCTTCCGGCGCTGACCATTCTGCACGACCAGCCCTATGTCACCTATTTGAACAGGATGATCCTTCGCGGGCTGAAACGGCACCGGATACCCGCCACGGGGTTCGTGAACGAATCGAAGCTCGACGAACTCGACCGCGCGCAGCAGATTGAGATTCTTCGGCAATGGCTCGATGCGTCGATGGATCTCGGCAACCATACGTTCTCGCACGAATCCCCCAACACGCTCGGCGCGGCGGGCTATATCGCGGACATCATCAAGGGGGAGCCGGTCACGCGGGATTTGCTGGCGGCGCGCCACCGCCGCCTCGCATGGTTTCGTCACCCCTATCTGGAGACGGGCACGCCGCTCGCCGTGAAGCGCGAGATCGACGGCTGGCTGCGAACGCACGGCTACCGGATCGCGCCGGTCACGATCGACGGCGACGATTGGGAATTCGCCGAACCGTATGACGATGCCATCGCGCGCCACGACGAACCCCGTCGCCAGCGCATCCGGCGCGAGTATCTCCTGCACAGCGCCAGGACCGTTCGCTGGTATCGCGCCGCGGCACACGCCCTGTTCGGGCGGGATATCGCCTATGTCATGCTGCTTCACGCGACACGACTCAACGCCGATTGCATCGACGACATCGCAGCCTTGCTCAAGCGCGAGAGGCTGCAGCCCGTGTCGCTCGCCCGGGCCATGACCGACCCCGCCTATCGCACGCGAGATCCCTATGCCGGGAAGGACGGGATAGAATGGCTCGAACGGTGGTCGCTGACGCTGCGCAAGGACCTGCCTTGGGACAGCTATAGCGACGTCCCCAAGGATATTTCGGACGAATACGACAGGGTCGACGCCGATCGGCACTGA
- a CDS encoding DUF1800 domain-containing protein has protein sequence MRAFSLIIPLLATIAPGARAAARNDTAWSNRLTWGVSAEPADGAQPGTARWLDAQLGHPDDTLPPEIAAQVAAMRITRQSMAALVVDADAASRYANKLADPAQRDAARKTYQQDMNGLATEAATRSLLRDIYAPDQLREQLTWFWFNHFNVQAQKRDIRPMIADYEDTLRAHALGTFRDLLEATLRHPAMLRYLDNDQNAANHVNENYAREIMELHSMGVGSDYTQKDVQELARILTGVGVDLNTADPKLSAERRPLYVRAGLFEFNPNRHDFGDKQFLGHTIKGRGFGEVEDALDLIANAPATARHVSRQLATYFMGDDPPAAVIDRMTRTWARSHGTISAVLRTMIQAPKFRRSLGTAFKDPVQYTVSAVRLMYGDRTIVNARPIIGWLNRMGEGLYAHETPDGYPIAAAAWTGPGQMSVRFEIARQIGGGAAALFRPPAPTVSAPVLAEMPPAGSTTPPPLPRLQAAAYYGAIAPTLGESTRTALTQANSPQEWNALFLSSPEFMRR, from the coding sequence ATGCGTGCATTTTCCCTGATCATCCCGTTGCTCGCCACGATCGCCCCCGGTGCGCGTGCGGCGGCGCGAAACGATACGGCCTGGAGCAACCGCCTGACCTGGGGCGTGTCGGCGGAGCCGGCGGACGGCGCACAGCCCGGCACGGCGCGCTGGCTGGACGCGCAACTCGGGCATCCGGACGACACGCTGCCGCCCGAGATCGCCGCGCAGGTTGCGGCCATGCGCATCACCCGCCAGTCGATGGCGGCGCTGGTGGTCGATGCGGACGCGGCCAGCCGCTATGCCAACAAACTCGCCGATCCGGCCCAGCGGGATGCCGCGCGCAAGACCTATCAGCAGGACATGAACGGGCTGGCGACCGAAGCGGCGACGCGGTCGCTGCTGCGTGACATCTACGCGCCGGACCAGCTTCGCGAACAGCTGACATGGTTCTGGTTCAACCACTTCAACGTTCAGGCGCAGAAGCGCGATATCCGGCCGATGATCGCCGATTACGAGGATACGCTCCGGGCGCATGCGCTGGGCACCTTCCGCGACCTGCTCGAGGCGACGCTGAGGCATCCGGCGATGCTGCGCTATCTCGACAACGACCAGAATGCGGCGAACCACGTCAACGAAAACTATGCGCGCGAGATCATGGAGCTGCATTCCATGGGGGTGGGGTCCGATTATACGCAGAAGGACGTGCAGGAGCTGGCGCGCATCCTGACCGGCGTGGGCGTGGATCTGAACACCGCCGATCCCAAACTCAGCGCGGAGCGACGGCCGCTCTACGTCCGCGCCGGGCTGTTCGAATTCAATCCCAACCGCCACGATTTCGGCGACAAGCAGTTTCTCGGTCATACGATCAAGGGCCGGGGATTTGGCGAGGTCGAGGACGCGCTCGACCTGATCGCCAATGCCCCGGCGACGGCGCGCCACGTGTCCCGGCAGCTCGCGACCTATTTCATGGGCGACGATCCGCCCGCTGCGGTGATCGATCGCATGACCAGAACCTGGGCGCGGAGCCACGGCACCATCTCCGCGGTCCTGCGCACGATGATCCAGGCACCGAAATTCCGGCGGTCGCTCGGGACCGCGTTCAAGGATCCGGTGCAGTATACGGTGTCCGCCGTGCGGCTGATGTATGGCGACCGAACGATCGTGAATGCCCGGCCGATCATCGGCTGGCTGAACCGCATGGGCGAGGGCCTTTATGCGCACGAGACGCCCGACGGCTACCCGATCGCCGCCGCGGCCTGGACCGGGCCGGGCCAGATGTCGGTGCGCTTCGAGATCGCGCGGCAGATCGGCGGAGGTGCCGCCGCGCTGTTCAGGCCGCCCGCGCCGACGGTATCGGCTCCGGTGCTGGCCGAGATGCCACCGGCCGGATCGACCACGCCGCCACCGCTCCCCAGACTACAGGCGGCGGCCTATTACGGCGCGATCGCCCCGACCTTGGGCGAATCGACCCGAACCGCCCTCACCCAGGCCAATTCGCCGCAGGAATGGAACGCCCTGTTCCTGTCCTCGCCCGAATTCATGCGCCGCTGA